The Methanobrevibacter sp. TMH8 genomic interval AATCAAAGTAATCACGACTAAAGTTTTCTTTTTGTTTTCTTTTTTTCTTATAAAAAAAATTATTTTTTTATTTAATATAGTTATTATTTTTTTTATTGTGTTTAAAATTTAAAAATTTTACAAATATATGATTCTAAATCTATATTTTGAATAATAAATACATCTAAGAACTGAATATTATTTATCTGTTTGATTTAATAGAAATTTTTATAATATGAATGAAATTATTATACTATTATATTATTAATTTTAAATATTAACTAATAATAATATGATAAATATTAAATAATTATATAAATATAATAAAAGTATAATAAAATCAAACATATCCAAGTATAATATTTATTGAGAATATCTAATAATTCTATTAATTTTTTATTTTATTTATTCAAAGCTTATTAGATGTTTAAAATCAGTTTATCAAAATATTATCCAAAAAAATTTAAAATATTTTTCATAAACTAAATTGATTTTTTTAAAAAAAATGTAATAAACAAAGGGAAATAGAAAAATGATATTTAAAAAAGGTTATTATGAAAAAGAAGGTTATAATATTTTTATTAATCAAAAAAATTATAGAAAAAGTTATAACAGTCTAACAAATCATTCTCAAATAAGTTTTCTGCTAGGATTAATTTCCTCCTTTAAATTCTCAAATGGAGAAAGCATAAAGACTGCATTGGAAGTTGGGATTTATAATGGTGTTACTTCAACATATATGTTAAAAGAAGGAAGTAAAAAAAATAATTTTAGTTTATATTGTATAGAAAAAGGAGAAGAGGATTTTTTTGGTGAAGTGCTTTTAAAAGAATGTAGTTCAGATGAGTTAAAAAATTGTAGTATAAATAAAGGATGTACAGTTTTTGATATAGAAAATATTTTAAAAGAAGATACTAAGTTAGATTTAGTATTTTTAGATGCAGGGCATTCACATCCATATCCATTAATTGATTTAATACATGTAATACCTTATTTACATGATGAATCCATTGTTTTATTACATGATGTTGTTGATTACATGCGTCCAAATGCTTGGGGAGAAAGCTTTATATATACTGATTGGAGTGAATATAAATACAGGACTTGTTATATAGATAGTAATCAAGAAATTAAATCAGAAACAAGTTTAGGATATATTGAAATACCGAAAAACAAAGAAATAATATATGAAAATTTATTAAAAATAGCAAAAATACCATTTAGAGCATCACCGTGGAAAATAGATGACATTTATTTAGGGATTTCTAAAGAATCTATAGGAAAATTAAAAATTTTTATGGAAAAATATTATGACAAAAAATTTGTTGAGGAAATTATTGGTATTTTTTATAAAAATCTAGAAGAATATACTGATCATTGGAATCTTTATCATCATGAAACAAAATTTTTCAATTATCTTTATGAAAACAGCCAAAATCATGCTGAAAGAATTGGTAAATTAGAAAAGAGGAATCAAAAAATCGAACAAGATTTAAAAAGAAAAAATAAATTATTAAAAGAAATTCAAAATTCAAATTCTTGGAAAATAACTAAACCTTTAAGAAAAATAGGTAAAAAATTAAAATAATATAATTATATTTTTAATTATTTGAAAAAATTTATAATAATAATAAATAATAATAAATAATAAAAATATTAATGAAAATAGTTATTAAAATAGTAATTAAAATAATTAATTAAAAAATAAAAATATAAAAAAGTAATAATATGGTATCATGTACAAAATAGCTGTAATCCCTGGGGATGGAATTGGAAAAGAAGTGATGGAAGCAACTTTAAATATCTTAGAAGCTTTAGATATTGAGTTTAAATATGAATTTGGTGATGCTGGAGATGAATGTTATGAAAAAACTGGTGAAGCTCTTCCTCAAGACACAATAGATATTGTAAAAAATGCTGATGCATGCTTATTTGGAGCTGCTGGTGAAACTGCAGCAGATGTAATAGTTCGGCTTCGACAAGAAATGGATTTATTTGCAAATCTTCGACCTGTAAAATCATATCCTGGAACTAATGCATTATTTGATGATCTTGACTTTATGATTGTTAGAGAAAATACTGAAGGAATGTATATTGGAGATGAAGATTACATTGAAGATAAATCTGGAAATATAACTGGAGCTACAGCTAAACGAGTTATAACAGAAGAAGCTTCTAAACGTATTTGTGATTATGCCTTCAAATATGCAAAAAAGAATGAAAGGAAAAAAGTCACAGGAGTTCATAAAGCTAATGTCCTTAAAAAAACTGATGGGCTCTTTAAAAAAGTTTTCTATGAAGTAGCTAAAAACTATGAAAATGAAGGAATAGAATCAGAGGACTTTTATGTCGATGCAACAGCTATGTATCTTTTAACCCGTCCACAAAGCTTTGAAGTTATTGTTACAACAAATCTCTTTGGAGACATACTTTCTGATGAAGGGGCGGGACTTGTAGGTGGTCTTGGACTTATACCTTCAGCTAATATAGGTGAAAACAGAGGATTGTTTGAACCAGTTCACGGATCTGCTCCAGATATAGCTGGAAAAGGATTAGCTAATCCCGTAGCTATGATATTATCAGCTGTCATGATGCTTGAATATCTAGGTGAAAAAGAAGCTGCAGTAAAAATCGATAGAGCTGTTTTAAAAGTTTTATCAGAAGGTAAAATTGTTACTGGAGATCTTGGTGGGAATTCTAGTACCATGGAAATGTCTGAAGCTATTAAAAATAGAATAAATTGAATCTAATTCAATATATTTTAAATAAATTAAATACTTAAATAAATTAAATAAGTTAAATATATTAATTGTCTTATAAGATAAAATAGGTGGTGTTTTCTTGAAATCTAGTAAAGACATAAGAAAAGATTTTCCTATTTTAAATAATATTATTTATCTTGATTCTGCTAGTACTAGTTTAACTCCAAAAATTGTTATAGACGAAATGAATGATTATTATTATAATTACAATGCTAACATTGGCCGAGGAGCTTATAGAACAGCGATAAAATCGGGACAAAAAGTAGAAGAAACTCGAGAAAAAATAGCTAAATTAATCAATTCTTCTGAAAATGAAATCATTTTCACTCAAAACACTACAAGTGCTATTAATATTGTAGCTAATGGTTTCCCCTTTGAAGAAAACGATAATATTATTATTTCAAATATTGAACACCATTCTAACTCTATTCCTTGGTTGAATCTTGAAAAAAATAGTGATAATGGATGTAATAATATTAATGTAAAAATAGCTAATGCTAATTCACAAGGAATCATTGATCCATCAACTGTTTCAGAATTAATCGATAGTAATACAAAATTAGTAGCTATTACACATGTTTCTAATTCTATTGGATCTTGTCAAGATATAAAAGAAATTTCAAAGATTGTTCATGAACATGATGATATTTATCTTTTAGTTGATGTTGCTCAATCAATTGGACATATGAATATCGATGTTAAAGATATTAATGCTGATTTTATAGCTGCACCTGGACACAAAGGTCTTCTTGGTCCTACAGGTACAGGTTTTTTATATGGAAAAGAAGAATTATTAAAAAAATTAATACCAAAAAATCTTGGTGGAGGAACCATCACAAATCTTAAAAATCATGAATTTAAACTAGAAAAGGTTCCTCATAGATTTGAAGGTGGAACTCAAAATATCAGTGGAATTATAGGTCTTGGAAAAGCTATAGACTATATAATTGATATTGGAATTTCAAAAATTGAAAAGCATTCTCAAGAACTAACAAAAAAACTTTATAATAGTTTATCTGAGATAGATAATGTTATATTATATGGAAATCCAGAAAATATATTTAGTATCGTTTCTTTTAATATAAAAGGTGCAAATCCTTATGATATAAGTAAAATATTAGATGAAACAAGTAATATTTGTGTTAGAAGTGGTTTTCATTGTGCAATACCTTCATTGAATCTAATTAATGCAAATGAAGGAAGTATTAGAGCTTCAATTCATTGTTATAATAATGAAGACGATATTAAAAAACTTGTTGAGAGTTTAAAAGAAATAGTTATTTTATTTAGCTAAAAACATTTTTAATTTCTTTAATTCTCATAATTATAATAAATTTTATTTTTCAATTGATATAAAATAATTATAAAATAATTATAAATTAATTATAAATTAATTAGAATTAATTATAAGCATCAATTTATTAATAAAATTTCATACAAATATAAAAATACAAAGACAGTATTATAAAACAATATTATAATTTAAATTATACAAACAAATTATATTCCCAAAAACATAAATTAAAGTATAAGTTTAAATAACTATATTTAATATAATAACTGATTAATTATTTTATAAAAATTTATCAAAATTAATTTATATAATAGATATTTGAATATAATTAAATTATAATAATTAAATAAACTAATATTATTGAATAAATTAGCATTTATTAAAGATATTATTTATATATTAAAATATTTGTTAAATTATAAATTTAATAGAATGATAATTAAAAGTGGAGGCAAATAATGGCATGGGCAAAAATAGCGGCTATTATAATCATTTTAATTATGGTTATGAGTGCTGTAGCTGGATTCTTATTAACAGTATTCTCACCAGCAGGATAATTTTAATAAAAGAAAAAATTTAAATCTATAGTATGTGTATATTAGTAATTATAAGTAATATATACATAAAACTATTAATCATATTTTAAA includes:
- a CDS encoding class I SAM-dependent methyltransferase, coding for MIFKKGYYEKEGYNIFINQKNYRKSYNSLTNHSQISFLLGLISSFKFSNGESIKTALEVGIYNGVTSTYMLKEGSKKNNFSLYCIEKGEEDFFGEVLLKECSSDELKNCSINKGCTVFDIENILKEDTKLDLVFLDAGHSHPYPLIDLIHVIPYLHDESIVLLHDVVDYMRPNAWGESFIYTDWSEYKYRTCYIDSNQEIKSETSLGYIEIPKNKEIIYENLLKIAKIPFRASPWKIDDIYLGISKESIGKLKIFMEKYYDKKFVEEIIGIFYKNLEEYTDHWNLYHHETKFFNYLYENSQNHAERIGKLEKRNQKIEQDLKRKNKLLKEIQNSNSWKITKPLRKIGKKLK
- a CDS encoding isocitrate/isopropylmalate family dehydrogenase is translated as MYKIAVIPGDGIGKEVMEATLNILEALDIEFKYEFGDAGDECYEKTGEALPQDTIDIVKNADACLFGAAGETAADVIVRLRQEMDLFANLRPVKSYPGTNALFDDLDFMIVRENTEGMYIGDEDYIEDKSGNITGATAKRVITEEASKRICDYAFKYAKKNERKKVTGVHKANVLKKTDGLFKKVFYEVAKNYENEGIESEDFYVDATAMYLLTRPQSFEVIVTTNLFGDILSDEGAGLVGGLGLIPSANIGENRGLFEPVHGSAPDIAGKGLANPVAMILSAVMMLEYLGEKEAAVKIDRAVLKVLSEGKIVTGDLGGNSSTMEMSEAIKNRIN
- a CDS encoding cysteine desulfurase, whose product is MKSSKDIRKDFPILNNIIYLDSASTSLTPKIVIDEMNDYYYNYNANIGRGAYRTAIKSGQKVEETREKIAKLINSSENEIIFTQNTTSAINIVANGFPFEENDNIIISNIEHHSNSIPWLNLEKNSDNGCNNINVKIANANSQGIIDPSTVSELIDSNTKLVAITHVSNSIGSCQDIKEISKIVHEHDDIYLLVDVAQSIGHMNIDVKDINADFIAAPGHKGLLGPTGTGFLYGKEELLKKLIPKNLGGGTITNLKNHEFKLEKVPHRFEGGTQNISGIIGLGKAIDYIIDIGISKIEKHSQELTKKLYNSLSEIDNVILYGNPENIFSIVSFNIKGANPYDISKILDETSNICVRSGFHCAIPSLNLINANEGSIRASIHCYNNEDDIKKLVESLKEIVILFS